The Nicotiana tomentosiformis chromosome 2, ASM39032v3, whole genome shotgun sequence genome includes the window GACATGTGAGCAGGGTCGGCCGGAGCCTAAGGCCACTAAGGCAATGGCCTTAGGCCCCCAAAATACTTAGGGCCCCAAAATCTGTAAATAATAAGTATATATAATAGAGTTAATACCCTAAAACCCACTTAAACTATCATATTTTTGTCAGTTTCCTACTTAAACTATTCGGTGTCCCGAAAATTCCCTCCCCTCAACTATATTGCCCTTCATATTAAAACCCCCTCGTTGCTGACCTGGCATAACGTGTATAAACATTCGCTTGGGAGTGCGTGTCAACGAAAAAGCCATCAAAATGGCTCATATGATAGAAAATAATGGCTAATTAGCCTAACCCTCTTtcacattttttttttaataaatattctccTTATTTCAGTTATATCCACAtttcttcctcatttttttcaccgttcttctttattttttacttttctccttttttttcaccttctcttttattttttaaccTTTATTCTTCAGTTCTCCATATGGGTTTCCTCTCGAAAAATTTCTCCCTCTCTTGTTTCCTTTGAAATGATTTattctctttcttgttttagtcTTCTTTCATGTCTTACGCATATTATTGAAAGAATACCAATTTAAATCTTCTTATTAAACACAACACCTTGTAGAGAATAAAGTTGAATATCTTGAAccttctttatgtcatttgaaatTAGAGAATATAATTGTTGGCCAATTAATTTTTAATGGCGAAATTTTATTTTGTGTAATCTTTTTAATGTAATATAAGATGATTTTTAGGAAATGCAATACTATatgcctttatttatatttttaatgtGCTACAAAGTGAATATAAATAAGGACTTATTCAATTAGAGTTTAGCATAAAACACAATCACAATTATACCTAAAATTAATACAGTAcattaaatattattttggcCAAAACTCCTAAAATTAATCAATCATTCGAGAGTAATACATCATGAGTAAACTAtgtaaaaaataaatttacaAACCATAAGTTAATATAGTTGGACAGATGCACTTTAAACAACATGAAATTTTAATATATAGGGGAATATAGTTCGGGGGGGAGGGGAACACCATATAGTTTAAGTAGATAACTGATAAAAAATGATAGTTTAGGCGGATTTTAGGCTGAGTTAAATAGCCACATGTAGTGCTATGTGACAcgttttttaaataattaaaaacgcACCTCTAAGAATGCAATGAGGGATTTTTAATATGAAGGACAATATATTTCACGAGGGTTTTGGGGACACCGAATAGTTTAAGTAGAAACTTACAAAAACATAATAGTTTAGGGGGATTTTAGGGTATTAAatctatataatatttaataattatgaattattgataaaatatttaaatcatttgGTTAAAATAGTTATAGCTAAAAGTTTTACGCATCTTAAATTGTAGTTACTAGTTGTTTCTTGTCTTTAATTCGTCTCAACTCAAATCGTTCTTTTTAGAATGTTAGTTTAGAACAATGTTTCTTAATTCTTTGAGTGCCTTTATAGACATTTTTCCAGCTACTTTGATACGTAAGTATTAAAATTCATCCTTAACATTGATTGACTCTTGAAACATAGTAGTTACTACAGTATTAATTTAccattatttatataaatttaattatttgaaccaagatttatattttttggtcGAACAATTTGACGCCGTCTGTGGGGATGttttagttaaatttttagtttcctctagatctaCAATTAACGCAAGTCACTAACGTCAAAAATCTCGagatctcctttctttgtgtATACAAAACCCTACATGGCAGGTAACTAAGGAGAAAGGACAAAAATAACATGTGACTGCCCAACCAACCTTATGAATGTCATCAACGAAAGCTGTGAAACAGTAGGTGAGGACACGATGCCCAACGCGTCCCTAGGCGAGAGAGGTTGCCACCCCCACACTGCAGCATAAAGAAACCCAACGGAAAATAGGTCCCCGCGTCTATAGAGAAAGGGATGTCACCAGCTGTGAAAAAAGCCCTCGAGGCATGGTTGACCGACACGCTATCAAGCGTCCTTAACAAACCTGCCCCAGGCCTGGCTGCAGAAACCACAAGGGCTTGCAAGATACAACAAATAGATGAGCAGTGCACCCGACCCCTCCCTCTAACGACAGGTATGACTAACAATGTTACTGATAGCGCAGGTGACAACGCCCTCGCTACCATTCTAAagaggatggaagaaatggagaataAAAATAAGGCACTCCGAGATCAtatgaaagaacaccaagaacgaGTTGACAAGATACCAGGTGCTCTTAAGTTGCTGCCGAAAAGAAACGTCGGCAGGTTCGTAGAGCAGTCGTACAGCGATGATTCAGCCCCGTAAGCCACACCAAATACCTTCAAAATGTTGCCCTTCCTCGGGAAATACGATGGAATGACTGATCCTGAAGATTATATGACTCACtacgtcaccgccgtgaaaggcaacCATCTCGTCAAGAACAAATGTCCTCCATTTTGCTGAAGAAGTTTGGCGAGACCCTTACGggaggggcattaacatggtattcgtAGCTACCAACACGCTCTATAGAAACTTTCGaagaaatggccgataagttcgtaaCCGCCCATGCCGGAGCCAAGAATGCCGAGGCGAGATTAAACGACATATTTGCTATTAAGCAATCCCTGGGAGAGGGACTAAGTGATGCAGTCACAACTTTTCAGAACGGGCTGAATAGAGAGGGTTCAATAGCAAGTAGAAAACTGTTGAGCCGATTGATGAAGTGTCCTCCAACCCCTTGGGACGAAATCCACAATGCTTATTGTGCCGAGGTCCGAGCAGACAAGGACGATCTCAATGGACCAACTCACCAGCTAACCTTGATATAAGCCGAATCCAGAAAGGAATGAAGAGGCAGTACCAGAAGAGATCATCCGATTCTGCGGCCTCATAAGGAACGGCACCAACCATATGTCAGGGAGGTCGCCGCACCCTCCTTCCGCTATGAAAAAGGCTCGTCCAGACCAAGGACTGGGACTCGTCCGAATGAAAGAGATATGCCTCTTTTATTATCTACTCACaatttttgtatgtcgcctacagaaatagtctacgcTCTTGAGAAACTCGGAACAAAAGTGAAGTGGCCGCCGAAGATGAGATCAGATCCGAACACTAGAAAGTCTGAAGCCCTCTGTGAGTTCCACCAGGAACGCGGGCACAAAACAGAAGATTGCATCGTCCTCAGACAGGAAGTCGTAAACATGTTACGACAAGGGCACCTCAAAGAGTTGTTAAGCAATAAGGGGAGGACCAACTTCGCCAAAGGACGTGAACATCAAGGCCCGCCGAAGCCGCCATCGCCAGCTCGTgccattaacatgatcatcggttgCAGCGACGACGACTCTATCAACAACAAGATGTTCACCACCACTCACAAACTCAAGCAGTCTATCACCCGCAAACGGTATGAcggactcgaagaaagtatcatcttagACGAGTCGGATGCCGACGGTTTGACTTTCCCTCATAATGATGCCCTCGTTATTACTTTACgcattttagataccgatgtcaAACGCATAATGGTGGACGATGGAAGTGGTgcatgcattatccatccccgagtcctAACCCAAATGACgttcgaggataagatagtgtcgcgcTGCATCACGCTAACATGTTTTAATAATGCATTTGAGCGAACATTCGAGGAAATTACTCCCCGTCTTGGCCGGCAGCGTGACTCTGGAGatgacattccacatcatggaccaggccacTACGAACAACGCCATAGTGGGACCGCCATGGATACACCCCATGAGAGCCATCCCATCCATCCTATACCAAGTAATTAAGTTCCCCACAACGTGGGGGATATTCAGCATTCGCGGAGAACAACGCACGTCCCGGGAATGCTACCGCATTTCCTTGGACAGAAGGATCATCCAACATAAAAGAgataaagaaaaagaggcatagcaatcaacaagGTCGAGGTGGAAGCAAGAAGAAACCAGGGATGTCATCATGGATCCCGACATGGTCGAGGCTGCAGGTTCGACTATATAAGACCCCGACCCCATTCAATTAGACCTCAAAGATCATAGCAAGAAGGCCTATATCGGCTACAAACTCTAGGAACCAATTAAATTCTGTCAATTCTTAATAGCTAATGCAAATTTCTTTGGTTTCATCCATGCATATATGTCGGGCATCCCAAAGGAAATCGCCACACACAAGTTAAACATCGACCCATTCCACCCCCCAGTAAGTCAAGTCAGACGTAAATTCAACGTCGCTATCAACGATGCAGTCCGCGAGGAGGTGAAAAAACTATTAGAAAACAACTccatcagggagtcgaagtaccccaaGTGGATTGCCAACTTagtgatggtcaaaaagaaaaatggaaaatggcGAATGTGCGTGGATTTtaagacttgaacaaagcatgtctGAAGGACTCGTTCCCGTTACCCCACATCGACCAGCTCATCGACGCAACAACCGGGCACGAACTATTGAGTATCTTGGACGCTTAGGCTATAATCAAATTCTCATAGAGGAAGAAGACTAGGAGAAGACCACGTTCATCGCCCACCCAGGAACGTATTGCTATAGGGTCATAtcgttcggactaaaaaatgtgGGGGCTACTTATCAAAGTTTGGTAACCAAGATGTTCAAAAACCAGCTCGGTAAGACCATAGAGGTATATATaaatgatatgttggtcaagtccaaaagggcAGAGGATCACATCGATCATTTGAAAAAAACTTTAGACATACTCAGATGATACGGaatgaacccggagaaatgcgcgtTTGGCGTAGCCTCGGGAAAGTTCTTGGGTTTTCTGATGTCGCAGTgagggatcgaggtcaacccagaccaaatcaaagctatcgaggggaTACCAGAACTCTTAACCACCAaaaagcaagtccaaaggttgaTAGTACTAGGGGAAGAGTTCTCAAGTCGTCGTTTGTCGAAATGGCCCAAAAAGCGGCAAAGTCAGTGGTCGAAGAGTCAACAAGGGACGAAGTCAAAGAGTCAACAAGGGTCGAGTCCAAGGTCGAGTACTTTTGATGGAGTTATAACTGCTAGTTTCAAGATAAAATATtatagagaatattctagtggatattctgtgcacttgtactattagggttttttgGGAGCatattccctataaatagaaaaagacacTATGATAGGGGACATATGAGATTCATTTATAAAAACACACTTTGACTTGAAAGGGAATCGGATCTCATTGCTAAGATACAAACATCACATTTTCACTGAGATTCTTATCTATATTTTTTCACTAGATCCGAGAGTAACTCAAAAATTCAAGGGATTGTCTATCTTTCATCATTGTGAGAAAAAACATTCATTTATTCCATCATTTCTTGGGTGACTTATTCATTGATATTGAATGCTACATTATTGCCTCTGATTTCTAGAATAGTTAATGTATGATACCACCACTGTCCGACTATATTTACATAGTATTTTTTGTTTCTTCAAGAACTCTATCTAGGGATATTATTGTTAGCTAAAATTAAccattatttatataaatttaattattcgaaccaaaatttatattttttggtcGAACACATACAATTGTACAAGTGCATATATTATATCAGTACCTCTGTTCCAAAAAAGTTTAATCACTTTTTGCTTCTTTTGAATATTAATTTGACTAATTCATCTTTCAAATTAGATATTCAATAACGATAAGAAAGAGTAGTACAAGTTGCAATTTCTTACTACATATCAAAATGAGAAAAATTGTATTTAAAAATTCTAGTCTAACACTAACATTCTGAAAGCAAAACATGACAACCATTTTGAGGGAGGGCAAGTCAGCAGATGAGAGCACTTTCAGGCAATAATATTTATTTCATCAGAATGAGGAGAACATTTACACATATGGTAAATAAAATTCAGTAATCTTATCAGATTCACCACATATATAGGATATCGCCTAAAAATTACTGTACAAGTATTTTCAAGTTGCTTCTTTATAACTTCCACCACACTTGTCCGCATTTTGATGTGCTTAAGGGAATTGACTTCGTTTTGACTACTGTTCATAGTAATTAAGATGGTGTTATTGTGCTTATTAATGTTGTACATCAAGAGTCAGTAGGAAGACCATTCTCTGTCCAAGCAGCATATCCTCCAGCAATGTCAGTCACCCCAGTAAACCCCTACAAAATAATTGGTGCACATAATCAATTAGGGTACATAGAATTTTATGTCAGACATATTATTACAACTCAATTTTGTGTATGGATCTTAATTTGTATGTTGATTTAGGTGTGGAGGTGCAGAGGCTCTAAGATTTTACTTCTTGTCGCAAATTAATAATCACTTCCAATTTTTATTGAACTCGAAGTTTAAAAGAAAACTTTTGAACTTATGGTATAGAATGAGGTACATATATTTcgtgtggttataaatcattgtataaaggtaaattatttttaaatatgaaaagtgattattctttttggcacggattaaaaaaaaaataagttcaaCGGTATTTATTTTGGATTATTTTAAAGCAGGATCATTTATATTTGTGAATATTTTTTATGGCTAAGTGTCTGGGCCACTGCATAGACAAACAGATTACTAGTATTGCTAATTTTCTCTATATGTTCATCCAAAATTCTCTTttacaaatatttttctttacttatgaCGCAGTATGTAAAAGGGACTTACAGCAGCAAGAAGATCACTCGTAGCCATAAATGATCTCTTCCCCAACTGGCACCCCTATACAATGCAAAGTCAAACCAAAGATATTAAATAAGCAAAAGCAAATTGACAAATCATTAAGTCGTGAAATTAAAGCTTATTAACATCATATAGCTTTGTGGACTTACAACTATAATTTCATCATCCTTCCCGAAACGTTCTAACACTTCTTCCAAGAAGTTGGGGTTCTTTGTCATACCTGCACCAAGTATAAAGAAGTAATTAAACTGATTGGACATATATTCTTGATATAATGAAATATTTCCAAGGGATGAGTGCAATTAAAATTAGTTCATATTTCTGGTACTCAAAAATGGGGAGTGTTGAATATATATGTAACCGAACCTGAGCCAATTCTAAACATGTACGGAATGTTTATGGCCCCAGGAGCATGCCCATCACTAAATTCTTCAGCAGTTCTGCGCAAAATTATAAGGTTAAACATTGAATTTTTCATACTAAAATAGCTCAATCTGTTTGGCAAACTCATTGAAGTAAAGTGCATAAATTGGCACAGTACGTACCTGACATCTAAATAACGATGACCAGCTTGGAGTAATTCAAGTGCCACACGAACTGGAACTGAAGTAGGAACGGTTGAGACCTGCACTTTCTCTCCCACTGTTGCCATCCAACTGCAGAATTCAGTCATTTTGAAGTCAAAAATATATCTTAGCTTGGTATAAATAAAACAGAGAATTAAAGTAGTCAATTCGAACCCACCTAAAGCCCGGAGTTGTATTGCTAGTGCCAAAGTTACGTCTCTTTTGAGGCTGAAATTGAGACCTCGCCATTGGAATCAATGTCACTGATGATACATTCCCATACGTCAAATTCTTGGGAACTTGGCAGTCAACAAGTGAAAATAAGGTGGAGGGAAGGGAAAGAATTCTCATGATTGCAATTCTAATTTGTGATTGAAATTCAATAGAATGAGTGAGATTTTGAAAAGATGATCAGCTCTTTGTTGAATTGTGTTAATGGTAAGAATTGAAATGGAGAGGGATATTTAAGGAAGAAGCCAAGGGATGGAGTAGACTAGTGTAAGCAGCATGGCCACATGGGTGTTAAGTCTTTGAATAGATAGACACGTAAAGGAAATATAGCATGGACTGGATTGGGAATTATTAGACAGTGACTTGGAATTTGGATAACCTGTGGTTGGATAAGTTCCAAATGGCCTTACCCTTCTTTTATCCACTCGCACACTTTTCAATGCCCTCTCACCCCGTTACAAGTTTTCATTATCCTACATATGACTATGGAGATTTTTATTTTTCCGATAATTAATAGTTGAAGTTCGAGGTTTTTATTAATTCTGATTTGTATAGGTTGGATCGGATGTCAACCTGTGGAGGCAGGTATATACTTAGCTAGATATGCAAGATTTGAAATAAGACCCGAAAAGATGGAACTACTTTCGGCGGCCCCCCAGAACAAAACCCCACCCATCTTTTCCCCTCTCCTTGTTTTATATGTCAGACAACTCAATTAGAAGAAGTTTTTTTATTATAAGTTAAAATCGAACTTGAGATTtctaattaagaatgaaaaatctCATGCATTTAATTACTTTCATGGTAACGACATGTAAGTAGTACATGCTTACATATCTGTATTGTAATTCAGAAAACAAACACGAAGATAAAAGCTTATAACAAATTAATCGAACATGAAGATAAAAGTTACAAATTAATTTCTATTGCAGTTTTAAGTTATTAAATGATACTTATCAATGAGCTTCAAAGAAGTAAAAGAATTGAcaaattttttttagtttttactgtGTTATATGTCGCAATATTTGATGAAAATATAAAACGTTTTCATGAGATTACgtaaattttttctttatttaatgGGGACTCGTTTCTTGAGAGATGGAACTTTTTCCTTTTctacgaataataataaaaaactgATGGTCGGGTAAATGAATATCCAGTGCCTGAGTCAATTTCATGAATAAATAGTTTTGTTAAATATTAGGGAAATATTATTCCATAAAGTGGTGTAATTCTTGGCTCAAGGTTATAAGTTTTGGGCTTGAAAAGTAATGTCACCCACCCCAGTATGTTGGTGTTGACTCTCCACAACTTACTATGGTATTAATACTAGCAAATTGGATGCCTACTCAATCCCACATTTTATAGGTTACAGGAACTCCATTGACATTTAACTCAATTTTCATACAATTCAAATTCAATTAATTTTTGTCATATATTAAACGCATCTCTTACACTTATCTATCTAGACCATAACTAGCACACAACATTTATAAGAACCATGTACTCATAGATAAAGATAGAACACAAAAAATAACCATGTACTCATAGATAAAGATAGAGCACAAAAAATAATTTGGGCTGGACTTGGTAGGGTACGCCAAGCCCGTGCAGTAGTGCAACACATGGGCGACGCGCAAGAGCCCAAGTAGCAAGCTACTTTAATGGACTCTTCCCCTTAAAAAATTAAGTTAATATCGTGTGAACCAATGGCCCACATATCAGATATTAAACTGATAAGAACAGATACTACACTTGATCTTAGCCAAAAGGCCGAGAAAGGTATGCTTGATCCATTCCAAGCAGCTGGCTTTTATTACAAGCACTTGCATTGAAGTCCTACTTTGGCCAGCGATGTGGGAGAGCAGTGTGGACAGACTGAACTCCAAGAAGAATAGAAACTTAAGCTTCTGCTTTTGTACCATGACCGTTGTAAAGAAATATATGAGATGCACTTGATGAAAAGATTAACGTGTAAAATAAATGTACAAAAAACTTTAAAATGGAAATTAATATATATTAAGACATGAGTATTGACTAAATAATTGTACTAGCACTTAATATTGAATTCCTCCAAGTTGAGCAGGAAATGGGTCATCTGCATTCTATCCTAATATCCCTCTTAGGCTATTTTCATTATAGTGCTCCTTTATATCAAAGCTACAAAAATTTAAAAGTTGCATTTGAAAGTTAATTGACAAGATTTAAGAATATGCTTGGTGTGAGTGACATGAATTAGAATAGTCACGTTTATATACTTGGATAATTAGACAATGTAATCAATAGCGAAGTTATGTAGGAGCAAGGGTGATAGTCGAACATCTTTAACCAAAAAGTTATATTATGTATATAGACAAATACTACTttttatgaatatatatatatatatatatatatatatatatatatataaaaaaatattttgatcacCCTTAACACAGTTAAGGCAAAGAGCCGACCAATTAGTGATGTTCAATTTGACGTAAATGACTCGTGTTGGTGTAGAACTTCTTACTAAAGAAAACATCCAAACCCGCTCCCTTCTCCTTACGCATACATTTGTATTGCTACTTATTTCCTTTTATCTTTACGTTTTCACTAATAATATATAAAGAAAAGTAATTTATTGAATTGAATTAGAGAAATGAAATAtagtaataattaaaaaaaataaccaTCCACAAAGATAGTTGTTTAGAAGAATCCTCAACATTATAACATTTTGGAAGTAAAGTACTCCTCACTTCTTTTTTAACTAGCTTTAGCACATTAGTTCCTCAATTCTTTTGTTAACTTCAGCTCAAATATTGTCCAAAGCCTTGCTAATATTGAGCAAGCGAGCCAGAGCCGAAGTGTTGGTCCAAAAGCTGAAGTGGCCCAATTTCATTAACGGGCATATTTTCTGCACACTCAATTAACGGACCAACCACCGCCACCGGACAAACTAGTCAAACCACCACTACCACGGCGGGTGGCACCCAATTGTGAGCTGATGGCCAGTCTCATCGGCGTATCATCTTCCCCTTTTCCCACCCAAACCTCTCATCTCGTCCCATCTCGCTCTACTTCTATATCTTCCCTCCTTCAACTCAAGGTACACTTACTCTTCATCTCTTCAAGATTCATTTTTTTTCTTGCCAATATTAACATTTTTATTGCTTCATTTCCTAAAGAGAGATTCAGTACGGCGATTATTGTTTCTTCGAGTGAGCTGCTCATCGAGAAAGGTCGAAGATGCAGAGACAGAGTCAGAGTCGGAATCTAAGGTGGTGTTGTCAAATACTTCTGCTGACACAAGCATTTCAGCATACAATTGGTGTGCAGCACTTGGCGGGGTTGGGTTTCTGGAAACTTCTTACTTGACGTACCTCAAACTCACTAACTCTGAAGCATTTTGTCCTGTTGGTGATGGTAGCAGCTGCAGCAACATCCTCAATAGCAGCTACTCAGCTGTGTTTGGTAATATCCTTTTGCTATTTTCAGAAACTTTCTGCTTTAGAAGTATCTTTGTAACCTTGTATAAACATCTACAGTTTTGTTAAAAGAAACAAACTTTTAAAGTAATCTATAAATGTCTTAAAGTTTTGTTAAAAGAAACAAACTTTTAAAGTAATCTATAAATGTCTTAAAGTTTTGTTAAAATAAACAAATTTTAGTGGGAATATTAACACTTTTGGACAAGCAAAATTGGTGGGAACCTGAAAAGGTGGTTGGATACATTTATTTTTTTCACCGGACAAACAACAACTAGGCCTCAGTCAcaaacaagttggggtcggcACCAGAATGTAAAAAACTTCGCGCTTCTCTTTGATGATTAGCCTCTTGTTTGATTCTCTATATGAGTTATTAAATGTACCAGAATTAAGAATATTTGCTCTCTATTTCCCcaattgaaaatgtcttattttGACTAAAGAGTAGAAGGAACACTTTTTAGTATTTATTGAAGACCATGTAGTGCAATAGGATCCCTTTACCATTTGGAGATAAAATTGTTTTTGAGAGAATAAAAGGAGGAATACAACTATTTATGTGGTATTATATCTCTGAAAACGTAATAAAATAGACAGACTAAGAAGTGAAAGGTGAAACTTCCATTTACAgatggagatggtaaatttttcaTATTGTTAGCATTCGTCATAAAATGACTTTGTTCTATTTTGATCTGAATGACATAGATTGAACAATCATCAAATTGAAAGCAGTATGTCACTTAAACTGCAGGTAATATGTGTTGGAAAGAGATTCAGTTTTCACCCTTTTGCATTTGCcaggtgttcctcttccattgattGGTGTGATTGCTTATGGAGTAGTTGCAGTACTTGGGATACAATTGGGCCAGAAAAGGATGCCTCTTGGAATTGGTGAAGCTAATGGGCGTTTGCTTTTACTTGGAACAAGTACTTCCATGGCAGCTGCCAGTGCATACTTCTTATACATCCTAAGCACACAATTCTCTGGAGAATTTTGCCTGTACTGTTTAGCTTCTGCCTTATTGTCGTTTGGTTTGTTCATCAGCAGTATAAAGGTTATCTCCACCACAGATAATATTGTTTGTTTAGCTTCTATGGCTATATGCAGTGCTAATGACAAAGGTGTGGCTTTCGTTTACAGGGTTTGGGGTCTCAAGAGGTGCAAAAAGAGGTGGGTTTACAGTTACTTATAGTTCTCTTGGTGGTTTCCACCCTAAACAATTCATACAGTGCCTCTCAGCCGACAACTACCAGGTAAAAAATCCGTACGCCTTTACACCTTGTAGGTTAATATTAGTCAAAGTGTCTTTGGATTTAAAGGACAATAGGCACCCTTTTCTTGCATTATATAAGGAAGGTTTAAGGAAAAGAAAACAGGAGCTCTTCTGTTTTATATTTCCTTGTCTATTCTTCCCAGAGTAGGTGTTGGATTGCTCGGagctataaattcaactctaaCCTCTTCATGAGGAGTTAGATTCTCCTAGGTTAAGTACAGACGCTGTAATCTCCTTATATGATTGTAGATGATTCTCATCACTTGAGTTAGCTTTAGGTTGAATTAGGCTCAACATACATTTCTCAACTATTTCTTTCGGGTAAGTAGGCAATCGCAATACCTTATCATGGTTCCTTCTGATTTTCAATGAAGTAGGTTTGCAACATTATGGACCTTTCTTCTCGGGCTGAATTCAATGAGCTTATTGGGTTGAAATTGCTTAGAATTAAAAAGTCGATTTTTGCTTGGCATAGATTACACCGATAATCACATAACTTATGTAATCACTTTCATGCATTATTTAAGCTATAATCTTAAGCAAGTAGAGAAGCTTGTTCAGTTTGTAGCTTTATCAATAGCAAGATATCTTGGTCATTTTAATATAGAAAAGCTTTTGATGTATAGTCACACTTAATACTCTAGATCGTCTGAAATCTATGAGTTGGTGAAAAGATCCTGCACATCATTCAAGAGAACAATTACTCAAATTCCTTTTCCCATCTTTTGCAGTTCTGCTATGACTGAGCTGGAATATTTCACAACTGAGATAACATCACCGTCGACACCTTTTGCTGTTTCCCTAGCGAAGCACCTGCGTTCAATTGGAGCAAAAATGTATGGGGCTTTCTGGTGTTCTCACTGCC containing:
- the LOC104105296 gene encoding thiosulfate sulfurtransferase 16, chloroplastic-like; translation: MRILSLPSTLFSLVDCQVPKNLTYGNVSSVTLIPMARSQFQPQKRRNFGTSNTTPGFSWMATVGEKVQVSTVPTSVPVRVALELLQAGHRYLDVRTAEEFSDGHAPGAINIPYMFRIGSGMTKNPNFLEEVLERFGKDDEIIVGCQLGKRSFMATSDLLAAGFTGVTDIAGGYAAWTENGLPTDS
- the LOC104105297 gene encoding thiol-disulfide oxidoreductase LTO1, with amino-acid sequence MASLIGVSSSPFPTQTSHLVPSRSTSISSLLQLKRDSVRRLLFLRVSCSSRKVEDAETESESESKVVLSNTSADTSISAYNWCAALGGVGFLETSYLTYLKLTNSEAFCPVGDGSSCSNILNSSYSAVFGVPLPLIGVIAYGVVAVLGIQLGQKRMPLGIGEANGRLLLLGTSTSMAAASAYFLYILSTQFSGEFCLYCLASALLSFGLFISSIKGLGSQEVQKEVGLQLLIVLLVVSTLNNSYSASQPTTTSSAMTELEYFTTEITSPSTPFAVSLAKHLRSIGAKMYGAFWCSHCQEQKEMFGREASKLLDYVECFPDGVKKGIYMANACQEAKLEGFPTWVINGEVLSGEKKLSELAELSGFTMKEITEAK